Proteins encoded together in one Bacteroides ovatus window:
- a CDS encoding chain-length determining protein, translating to MIDGESEKEIKLRQSNQGDQEIEIDLMDILRKIIGIRKKIYKAAGIGLIIGIIIAISIPKQYTVEVTLSPEMGSTKGGGLSGLAASFLGSGATMSDGTDALNASLSADIVSSTPFLLELSVMEIPASENKKMTLNTYLDEESSPWWSYIIGLPSMVIGGVKSLFIKEDEETISDRGNQGTIELSKKESQKIETLKKMIIASVDKKTSMTTVAVTLQNPKVAAVVADSVVGKLQEYIINYRTSKAKEDCIYLERLFKERQQEYYVAQKRYADYMDSHDNIILQSVRAEQERLQNDMSLAYQVYSQVASQLQVARAKVQEEKPVFAVVEPAVVPLNPSGTSKKIYVLAFIFLSVCIVIFWKLFGENILNKFKEI from the coding sequence ATGATAGACGGGGAATCTGAAAAAGAAATAAAACTGAGACAGAGTAACCAAGGGGATCAAGAGATTGAAATTGATCTGATGGATATTCTTCGTAAGATTATAGGTATTCGTAAGAAAATCTATAAAGCCGCCGGCATTGGTTTGATAATTGGTATTATTATAGCAATAAGTATTCCAAAGCAATATACAGTTGAAGTAACTCTTTCTCCTGAGATGGGGAGTACTAAAGGTGGTGGTTTATCCGGTTTGGCTGCCTCTTTCTTGGGGAGTGGGGCTACTATGAGTGATGGTACTGATGCTTTGAACGCTTCTTTATCTGCCGATATTGTTTCTTCTACTCCTTTTTTATTAGAACTTTCTGTAATGGAAATCCCTGCATCGGAAAACAAAAAAATGACTTTGAATACTTATTTGGATGAAGAATCTTCCCCTTGGTGGAGTTATATTATCGGACTTCCGAGTATGGTGATTGGTGGAGTGAAGTCACTGTTTATTAAAGAAGATGAAGAAACAATTTCTGATAGGGGAAATCAAGGTACAATTGAATTATCTAAAAAGGAGTCGCAGAAGATTGAAACTCTAAAGAAAATGATTATTGCTAGTGTAGATAAGAAAACGTCTATGACCACGGTTGCCGTAACCTTGCAAAATCCCAAAGTCGCTGCGGTAGTTGCCGATTCTGTTGTAGGAAAGCTGCAGGAATATATTATAAACTATCGTACTTCCAAAGCAAAAGAAGATTGTATCTATTTGGAGAGACTATTCAAAGAACGCCAGCAAGAGTATTATGTCGCCCAGAAGAGATATGCTGATTATATGGATTCTCATGATAATATCATATTGCAAAGTGTACGTGCCGAGCAGGAACGATTGCAGAATGATATGAGTCTGGCTTATCAGGTGTACAGTCAGGTGGCTAGTCAACTTCAGGTCGCCAGGGCTAAAGTGCAGGAAGAGAAACCGGTATTTGCTGTTGTAGAGCCTGCTGTGGTACCATTGAACCCTTCGGGGACTAGTAAAAAAATATATGTTCTGGCATTTATCTTTCTTTCTGTTTGTATTGTCATATTTTGGAAGTTATTCGGAGAAAATATTCTGAATAAGTTCAAAGAAATATAG
- a CDS encoding undecaprenyl-phosphate glucose phosphotransferase → MASTNQINKVVELIVVLGDLIILNFCLFLLLFYWEKAFNSLPFSCTASLMMTSLSLCYLACSASRGRAWNSREIRADQLVLRVLKNVITFSVFWACIMAFSGISIISPLFFVLYFFILFVILSIYRIIIRHLLISYCAKGKHKRYAVFIGGGNNMQMLYEEMESSLASIYEVVGYFDIKPNDVFSSQCSYCGSPDGFSEFMSGHTGIKHVFCSLSMEEGRYNFSIMNYCENHLLYFHGVPNICKGFPRRIWHSMVGNMPILNLRYEPLSKMENRLLKRIFDIVLSGLFLVTIFPFIYLIVGIIIKLTSPGPIFFKQMRTGLNGREFKCYKFRSMLVNEEADRKQATADDPRKTRFGDFLRRSNIDELPQFINVFKGEMSLVGPRPHMLAHTEVYTQLIDKYMVRHFIKPGITGWAQTNGFRGETKELSQMEGRVKADIWYMEHWTLLLDLYIIYKTILNIVVGEKNAY, encoded by the coding sequence ATGGCATCAACTAACCAGATAAATAAAGTCGTAGAGCTGATTGTAGTTTTGGGAGATCTGATCATCCTGAACTTCTGTTTATTCCTGCTTCTTTTCTATTGGGAAAAAGCATTCAATTCTTTGCCTTTTTCTTGTACTGCTTCTTTGATGATGACTTCGCTTAGTCTCTGCTACTTAGCCTGTTCGGCATCTCGTGGAAGAGCCTGGAATAGCAGAGAAATTCGTGCCGACCAGCTTGTGTTACGTGTTTTGAAGAATGTCATAACCTTTTCGGTCTTTTGGGCTTGTATCATGGCTTTTAGTGGAATATCTATAATCTCTCCACTCTTTTTTGTTCTTTATTTTTTCATACTCTTTGTTATTCTAAGCATCTATCGTATCATAATTCGTCATTTGCTGATTAGTTATTGTGCGAAGGGTAAACACAAACGCTATGCTGTTTTTATAGGCGGAGGTAATAATATGCAGATGTTATATGAGGAAATGGAGAGTTCTTTGGCATCTATTTATGAAGTTGTAGGTTATTTCGATATTAAACCTAATGATGTTTTTTCCTCCCAATGTTCTTATTGTGGTAGTCCTGATGGTTTCTCTGAATTTATGTCCGGACACACAGGAATCAAGCATGTTTTTTGTTCTTTGTCAATGGAGGAGGGACGTTATAATTTTTCTATCATGAATTATTGTGAGAACCATTTGCTTTATTTTCATGGCGTTCCTAATATATGTAAGGGTTTTCCCCGACGTATTTGGCATAGCATGGTGGGTAATATGCCGATTTTGAATTTGCGGTACGAACCGCTTAGCAAAATGGAGAATCGTTTATTAAAGCGTATTTTCGATATAGTATTATCAGGTCTTTTTTTAGTTACTATTTTCCCGTTTATTTATCTTATTGTGGGAATTATCATAAAATTGACTTCTCCCGGTCCTATATTTTTTAAACAAATGCGAACCGGTTTGAATGGCAGGGAATTCAAATGCTATAAATTTCGTTCCATGCTGGTGAATGAAGAGGCTGATCGCAAGCAGGCAACAGCAGATGATCCGCGAAAGACCCGATTTGGAGATTTTCTTCGCCGTTCTAATATTGATGAGCTTCCGCAATTTATTAATGTATTCAAAGGTGAAATGTCGTTAGTCGGTCCCCGTCCCCACATGTTGGCTCATACGGAGGTCTACACACAATTGATTGATAAATATATGGTGCGCCATTTCATTAAACCCGGGATAACGGGTTGGGCGCAAACGAACGGATTCCGTGGTGAAACTAAAGAACTGTCACAGATGGAAGGTCGTGTGAAGGCTGACATTTGGTATATGGAGCATTGGACATTACTGCTTGATTTATATATCATTTATAAGACCATATTGAATATCGTTGTTGGTGAAAAGAATGCGTATTAG